DNA from Ovis canadensis isolate MfBH-ARS-UI-01 breed Bighorn chromosome 4, ARS-UI_OviCan_v2, whole genome shotgun sequence:
atcagaaaaatattctgtttttacTTTGACTGGAAGTAACACTCCTAGTTTCTCTTGGTAAGCATTTACTTGGTATGTTTTTCATCATCCTTTTATatccaatttttttgttttgatgtgtCTCCCCTAAACAGCATGTCATTAGATATTTTTGCTACTCATTCTGATAACTGATCTCTTAATTTAACGTATTGACTTTAGTAGTAATAACAAATATTTGGTATTTTCTACTTTGTTtccttcctcatctatttcctatATTCAGCTGGATGTATTTACTTTGTTTACTGTGCCATtatgtcaggaggagaaggggacaacaagggatgagatggttggatggcatcatggactcaatggacataagtctgagcaagctctgggagaaggtaaaggacagggaagcctggcatgctacagtccatggggtcaggagttGGACAGACAGAACTGacggactgaacaacaacatgccatttttttttctgtctaggATTTTGGAAGTAATTTATCCCATTCTTGTCTTCTCTTGCTTGTTCTTAAATTGcagaaaacttttatttaaagttattttcttctATAATGTCAATCATTCATGTCATTAATGGTCTTTCCAAACATAATAAGACAGTTAATATACACAAACTAATCCTAGTCCCTCATGTTTTGTGGCTACTACCTGAAAtcttgtttatagattttttggaATTTGCTTTACATTGTGACTCAATCATTGGTCTAATTTTACCTTAATAATTATAATGATATTCATAATTTCACAAAACTATGTTTCTATCAGTTTCGGTTATTTCTCTGCTCACTGTCACCTCTTTTATTCCATGTGTTCCTCTTAGTTGAGCATAGTTTCTGTTTTCAGTATCCTCAAGAAATACTTTCAGGACCCTTTTATGGTGGTAAAGTTTCTGAGTCCTTTAGTACATAAAAGTCCCTTAATTTTGCCCTTAAACTTGGTAATAGTTTGGCTAAGCTCagaaactgttaaaaataatattcctttAGAGCTGTAAGAGTATTGCTCCATTTTGCTTATTACCTGAGAGATCAAATGAGAAGTCTGACAGAAATCTGAATATTGTTTCTTTAAAACTATCTTACGTTTTACCTTGCAGAAACTTTTAGGGCCTGTGTGAATTTTCTTGGAGTCCAGAAATTTCAGGATGTAACTAAATGAGATGTTAATTTTTCTCACATACATGCAGGTTTTTTATTGGATTTCTCTATAAGGGacaataatataaattttaaaatgtaaatctgaaGTCATCTTAGAGGCCAACCAAATGCAAGGAAGATTAAATGCTTAATCAAAAGGTACCACAACATGCACCTAAAATTTACTTCCATGGCAGTAGTAgatttagattcagttcagttcggttgctcagtcgtgtctgactctttgcgaccccatgaactgcagcatgccaggcctccctgtccatcaccaactcctagagttcacccaagcccacatccattgagttggtgatgccatccagccatctcaccccctatcgtccccttctcctcctgcccctaatccctcccagcatcagagtcttttccaatgagtcaactctttgcatgaggtggccaaagcactggagtttcagctttagcatcattccttccaaagaacacccaggactgatctccttcagaatggactggttggatctccttgcagtccatggaactctcaagagttttctccaacaccacagttcaaaagcatcaattctgcagtgctcaggtttcttcacagtccaactctcacatccatacatgactactggaaaaaccatagccttgactaggcggatctttgttggcaaagtaatgtctctgcttttgaatatgctatctaggttggtcataactttccttccaaggagtaagcgtcttttaatttcatggctgcagtcaccatctgcagtgattttggagccccccaaaataaagtctgacgttgtttccactggttccccatctatttcccatgaagtgatgggaccagatgccatgatcttcgttttctgaatgttgagctttaagccaactttttcactctcctctttcactttcatcaagaggctttttagttcctcttcactttctgccataaagttgagctatttcaaatcctgaaagatgatgctgtgaaagtgctgcactcaatatgccagcaaatttggaaaactcagcagtggccacagaactggaaaaggtcagttttcattccaatcacaaagaaaggtaatgccaaagaatgttcaaactaccacacaactgcactcatctcacacactagtaaagtaatgctcaaaattctccaagccaggcttcagcaatacatgaaccatgaacttccagatgttcaagctggttttcgaaaaggcagaggaaccagagatcaaattgccaacatctgctggatcgttgaaaaagtaagagagttccagaaaaacatctatttctgctttattgactatgccaaagcgtttgactgtgtggatcacaataaactgtggcaaattctgaaagagatgggaataccagaccacctaacctgcctcttgagaaatctctatgcaggtcaggaaacaacagttaggactggacatggaacaacagactagttccaaataggaaaaggagtacatcaaggctgtactcACATAGAACTCACAGTGGGAAGTAattaacaaaattctgtaaaccaattatccttaattaaaaataaattgaaaaaaaaatacatagtctCCAAACATGGTGACAGAGTTATTTTGTTCCTCTCAAGTAGCATATCCTCATGATTCTCCCCAATGGCTATTCAATCTGAAAGCTGCTGCTCTGGCCTTGCAGGTGGCTCAGCAGCCAGGTAAACTAGGTTTGGGATGCACAGGGCTCTTCATGTAATTTAGCACAGATCTTAGAGAACTTAGGATACTTGGGGATGGTGTGGGGGTGGAAAACAGGGAATAGGGAGGGGTTGGTGGTATGGCGATTTGGTGGTGACAATGGGGGACTGGGTTGGCTGCATTGTTAGCTATTCTGGATAAAGTAAACCCTGAGGCATTCCCATATTAAGTACATTAAGTTTCCCCACTTACTTTCAAAGAACTCCACACAACACCTTCAAAGTCTGAAGTCAGCAGCTGACCTGTAGTTAAAGCTGCAAGGCTCACAAACTCATCAAAGAAGCCAGAATGAGATGACCTAGATAGGAAATTCTAGCAATTACTTTCCATCAGTCTTTCTCCAATCTAAAATAAACATCTAATATACATGATGTGGGATTTAGAAAGCCACGCTGTAGCAAGCAGGGTATTCTGTCAAACTTTTAATCAAACATCAAGGGAAACTAATGGTCAggatatattttatcttattttatttaatacacaACTCCCAACATTATTCTATTATGATGGGACATGGCTGAACAGGTAGGAGACAGATTTCCCACTGTGAGTTCTTCTGATGGCTTCTGCAAGAATCATGGAGATGTCGATCACCTGTATTTTGGAGCAGTGCTTCATCTTATCCTCCTGAGGTACGGTATTGGTGACTACGACTGCTTCAAAGCCTGCACTGTTCATGCGAGTAATGGCTGGGCCAGAAAAGATTCCATGAGTCAAAATCGCATAAACTCTGGTGGCTCCAGCTGAGAGAAGTTTGTCGGCTGCGTGGCAGATTGTACCGCAAGTGTCAGCCATGTCATCCACAAGGATAGCCACACGATACCTTACATCTCCCACTAGCACCATTCCGTccactccactagctttcttccgTTCTttgtgaatcaaggcaaagtcCACATTCAATTTGTCTGCAATGGAGGTCGCTCTCTTAGCTCCACCAGCATCTGGGGAGACGATCGTGCAGCTCCTCCACTCAGAGATACTCTCCTTTATCCACTTCAGGGCAGCGGGTTCTGCACACAAATTGTCTACTGGTATATCAAAAAAGCCCTGAATTTGAGAAGCATGTAGGTCCATCGTGATGATATGATCTGCGCCTGCTGTTGACAACATATCTGCAACAAGTCTGGCGGAGATCGGGGCTCGGCTCTCACCTCTCTTATCCTGCCGGGCATATGGGAAGCACGGGATAACTGCGGTAACCCGGCCTGCTGAAGCAATCTTGCAGGCATTAATCATGATCAAAAGCTCCATCAAATTGTCATTGATTTCGCCACAGCCACTCTGCACGATGTAGACATCCTCTCCTTGCACACTCTCGCCAATTTCCACGCAGGTTTCCTGGTTGCTTAATTTCTTGGTCATCACCTTGCCCAGCTCCAGGCCCAATCGGTCGGCGATTTTCTGGGATAAGTCCTGGTGGGAGCTGCCGCTGAAGATTTTTATATTTGGCTCTTTGGTCAACTGCAGTAGGCTCTTTGCCTCCATTGATCACCCTGGCAGCTGAGACAGGAGCAAAACTCAGACTGCAGACTACGCCAGGCGCCACCTCAGGCGCCAGATACTATAGACTCTAACTAACGGCTTCTGGTTGTTACTCTGTGCTTCCGGTCCCGTCAGGCGGTGCGCGActttaacctgctgctgctgctgctgctaagtcgcttcagttgtgtccaattctgtgcgaccccatagacggcagcccgccaggctcccccgtccctgggattctccagccgagaacactggagtgggttgccatttccttctccaatgcatgaaagtgaaaagtgaaagtgaagtcgctcagtcgtgtccgactcttagcgaccccatggactgcagcctatcaggctcctccgtccatgggattttccaggcaagagtactggagtgggggtgccattgccttctccagtgtgtgaaagtgaaaagtgaacgtgaagttgctcagtcgtctccgactcagcgaccccatggactgaagcctaccaggctcctccatccatgggattttccaggcaagagtactggagtggggtgccattgccttctccgttaaacTGCTACcctagatctttaaaaaaaaaaaaaaaaaaaattcctgcttGGAACGGACCTCACACTCGTAAACTAAAGAGAATTAAACCTTTTTTCAGTTCGtgaactccccccccccccttctgTTAGTGCCTGTTTTAGTTTCCAAGGGCAGCTTAaatctgaataaatgaaaatataaaatttctgttAGGCAAAAAACGTAACTTCGAAAAGTTCTGGACTGGAGGAAATATCTAGAATATGTCCTGAGTTCTTTCAAGCGAGGAAAGGTAagttaataaacatatgaaaaaaaaaacccactaaaaaTCATTTCACACACCAGTTGAGCCAAAATTATGATAGATAATTCCTTCTACTCTAATGGGATGTTTAAGTGAGGGATTTTGTGAGGGAAATTTTTCATGTAAACTTTGACTCAATGTGTCTTCTAGGAATCTACTCACtagaaatattcttaaaatatattgagaATTATTTCTTTCTGTATTAATTCTTTTAGTCAAAATTTCCTGAGGTATTATGTATGTCAAGTTGTTGAGCCATTTACAGAGTACAAGATGGTGAATGATGAATAGTAACTCTCTAGAATTgcttataaaagcaaaatatggAAACCAATAAATGTCTGTCAATAGCTAAATTATCAGGTAATGTATAGTTGGTATACAGGGCTGCTGTTAAAGAGATTGTAATAGTCATGTGAAAGAAATCATATAGAAGTATctccaatgtattttttaatgtgaaaaaattcataaaaatatgcataatatatttatgtttttaaaattaagtaatatagtcaaaacatcaaataattatggaagtctttaaaaaattatttatttatttttggctgcctgggtcttccttgctgcatgtgggctttctctagctgtggccagcgggggctactctctagctgtggggcaCCGGGTTCTCTTTGCAGTGGGTTTTCTTATTGTAGAGCACTGcctctagggcactcaggcttcaatAGTTTCAGCGTGTAGGGTTAGTTACCTTGAGACAggtggagtcttcctggatcagtgatcaaacccgtgtgctcttcattggcaggaggattattAGCCattcactgagccactagggatatcttatttttattatgattacCTTTGGAGATGGGAGTAGGTTGATAGTAGTTGGGGTTAGTTATGCACAATTTATTGACATTGTTAATGTGGTATTTGAACCttcattacttttataatttaaaaaagactaaaaaatatatatgatgatTAACATCTTTGCTAGCAAATTTAAGTACATTGCTTCCAAATGCATTAGGGGTTGGAGTTATGGGCTGAGAAGTGGAGGGGATCATAGATACTAGGAGTTTCGACAACACACCGTGTTGTAAAAATAATGTAGACATTAAAGATCAGAAAACTTTATCATGTTAATCGTGTGTTTGACATTTGGTTCtgggatatttttatttcatctaaaaccaaaataattattttataatattttgaaattactaaataattttttgaaCCTACAACAGCTCATTTCAGTCCACAGCCCTTCATTCATGTTCTTTCCTATCACAAAATCCACAGACACACCTATACTATATAAGTCTCATCCTCAGCCAAGATTACATACAGTGCTTTCTAAAGAAAATTCTGTGGCTTAATTTAGCAGCACTGAAAAGTACTTGCAGCTTCGATTGAAATGATTTTTCTCCTAGTGTTGTCAACATGTCGCacagttttcagtttttaaagaaaaaacaggttTTAAAATAGACTTATTATTACCCAAATTAAAGTGAATGCTAATGTAAACATTAAAAACCATAGTTGGTTGCATTTTCCTTGAGGTGTTAAGTAGGAGAAATTTTTGTGTTGCTGCTATTTTTGCTCCATGTTCTCGCTCTTGCAACACCTCACACTTTAAGGGATTTGTCTAGAATCATAAAATGTTAAAGATGGAAATGACCTTAGAAACCACCAGGTCTAACATCCCAATTCACAGATAGGGAACCAAGGCTGAGAGAAATGAAGCAAGTTGCCTGGGATCTAACAGGTATTTGAGGCAGAATGTGGATTAGGACACAGAATCCCTGAATTTCCAAATAGGGCTTTTCTTAGTGTATCATGCTTGGCCTTTTATTTGAGGTCTGTCAGAATGAACAAAAAGTCAAAAGGTCATGCAGAAATTGTTGCACAAAAATTTTACTCTTCTGTTGAATATCTACAACAAAGAACAAAACCCCCAAACTGAGACTGGAAAatccttttactttaaaaaattatttccagaaaGAGATAAGTGATTAGTAATGTCATGGAAATATCCTTATTACTCTGATATTTCCTTACATGGATCTGCTGTAAGGGGATTTAGCTACTGTTTATTTTAGTCTCTGTAAGTTGAGAAAGACATCTATCTTGTCACTG
Protein-coding regions in this window:
- the PRPS1L1 gene encoding ribose-phosphate pyrophosphokinase 3; protein product: MEAKSLLQLTKEPNIKIFSGSSHQDLSQKIADRLGLELGKVMTKKLSNQETCVEIGESVQGEDVYIVQSGCGEINDNLMELLIMINACKIASAGRVTAVIPCFPYARQDKRGESRAPISARLVADMLSTAGADHIITMDLHASQIQGFFDIPVDNLCAEPAALKWIKESISEWRSCTIVSPDAGGAKRATSIADKLNVDFALIHKERKKASGVDGMVLVGDVRYRVAILVDDMADTCGTICHAADKLLSAGATRVYAILTHGIFSGPAITRMNSAGFEAVVVTNTVPQEDKMKHCSKIQVIDISMILAEAIRRTHSGKSVSYLFSHVPS